The Neorhodopirellula lusitana genome contains a region encoding:
- a CDS encoding FKBP-type peptidyl-prolyl cis-trans isomerase, which yields MQRLFAQTVFSLSVLVCLVSLGCSPGGRSGGPGPEDPDASKEFTSTESGLKYRILRRGTGEAPKPRSFVTVDYEGWLDSGEEFDSSYSRRQPTKFNLQSVVAGWTEGLQLVKEGGMIELEVPPELGYGAMGAPGSIPPNATLHFKVELHETRGG from the coding sequence ATGCAACGCTTGTTTGCCCAGACTGTCTTCTCCCTGTCCGTCCTGGTTTGTCTGGTTAGTTTGGGATGCTCCCCAGGGGGCCGAAGTGGCGGTCCGGGACCGGAAGATCCCGATGCGTCGAAAGAGTTCACGTCAACGGAGTCGGGCCTGAAGTACCGAATCTTGCGACGCGGCACTGGCGAGGCACCGAAGCCACGAAGTTTTGTCACCGTCGATTACGAAGGTTGGTTGGACAGCGGCGAGGAGTTCGATAGCTCGTATAGCCGCCGCCAGCCAACGAAGTTCAATTTACAGAGCGTCGTTGCGGGCTGGACTGAGGGGCTTCAGTTGGTCAAAGAGGGTGGCATGATCGAACTCGAAGTGCCGCCGGAGTTGGGTTACGGCGCGATGGGGGCGCCAGGATCGATCCCCCCCAATGCGACACTGCACTTCAAGGTCGAGCTGCACGAAACCCGTGGGGGCTGA